A window of the Janthinobacterium agaricidamnosum NBRC 102515 = DSM 9628 genome harbors these coding sequences:
- a CDS encoding cation:proton antiporter: protein MQSILSIAADLSWPFAITLAWVIGEFGHRWTGLPRISFYGVIGFVLAQAQVGVLPQTGSGPMLILADVAFGLILFELGYRINLRWLLNNPWIAVAGLVEALGTFAVVYFIAIEFKVSPMTALLLASLAMSTSPATVMRVVNEERSSGQVTERMIHLTALNCVLAVFTFNIIVGFWMFHSSGDLMEATASSFTVLLASAGIGAVFGIIVPAMLRRLGNMAQDATVAFALSVMLLVALTYTTSLSPLLATLTFGLVARHRRVAFSQAQRNFGALGELLTVLLFVFAASTLEWASVTAGAGLALAVIAGRFVTKTVGVAAFSHVSGISWRKGILTGVSLTPVSVFVILLLEHARHRGINFADELNALAAVTLMLEVFGPLIVQRVLKFAKETHHVEER, encoded by the coding sequence ATGCAAAGTATCCTGTCTATCGCCGCCGACCTGTCATGGCCCTTCGCCATCACGCTGGCATGGGTGATCGGCGAATTCGGCCATCGCTGGACCGGTTTGCCGCGGATTAGCTTTTATGGCGTGATCGGCTTCGTGCTGGCCCAGGCCCAGGTCGGCGTGCTGCCGCAAACCGGCAGCGGCCCGATGCTGATCCTGGCCGACGTCGCCTTCGGCCTGATCCTGTTCGAACTCGGCTACCGCATCAACCTGCGCTGGCTGCTGAACAATCCGTGGATCGCGGTGGCCGGCCTGGTCGAAGCACTGGGTACCTTCGCCGTGGTGTACTTCATCGCCATCGAATTCAAGGTCTCGCCGATGACCGCGCTGCTGCTGGCCTCATTGGCCATGTCCACCTCGCCGGCCACCGTGATGCGGGTGGTCAACGAGGAACGCAGTTCCGGCCAGGTCACCGAACGCATGATCCACCTGACCGCGCTCAATTGCGTGCTGGCCGTGTTCACCTTCAACATCATCGTCGGCTTCTGGATGTTCCACAGTTCCGGCGACTTGATGGAGGCGACCGCCAGCAGCTTCACCGTGCTGCTGGCCTCGGCCGGCATCGGCGCCGTGTTCGGCATCATCGTGCCGGCCATGCTGCGCCGGCTCGGCAATATGGCGCAAGACGCCACCGTCGCCTTTGCGCTGTCGGTGATGCTGCTGGTGGCGCTGACCTACACCACCAGCCTGTCGCCGCTGCTGGCCACGCTGACCTTCGGCCTGGTGGCGCGCCACCGCCGCGTCGCGTTCAGCCAGGCGCAGCGCAATTTCGGCGCGCTCGGCGAATTGCTGACCGTGCTGCTGTTCGTGTTCGCCGCGTCGACGCTGGAATGGGCCAGCGTGACGGCCGGCGCCGGCCTGGCGCTGGCGGTGATCGCCGGCCGCTTTGTCACCAAGACGGTCGGGGTGGCGGCGTTTTCCCATGTCAGCGGCATTTCGTGGCGCAAGGGCATCCTGACCGGCGTGTCGCTGACGCCGGTATCGGTGTTCGTGATCCTGCTGCTGGAACATGCACGCCACCGCGGCATCAACTTTGCCGACGAACTCAATGCGCTGGCCGCCGTGACGCTGATGCTGGAAGTGTTCGGCCCGCTGATCGTGCAGCGCGTGCTGAAGTTTGCCAAAGAAACCCATCATGTAGAGGAGCGCTAA
- a CDS encoding vWA domain-containing protein yields MLIDFFFTLKDARIPVSIKEFLTLLEALQKNVITSSMDDFYYLSRLTLVKDEAHFDKFDRAFAQYFKGIDAAFENHAAIPLDWLLKRMQRELSDEQKAQLEKFGYDKLMERLNQLLKEQKERHEGGNKWIGTGGTSPFGNGGTNPEGIRIGGKGGNRTAVKVWEARAYQDYDAERELGTRNIKVALRRLRKFAREGAQDELALDATIHATASNAGYLDIKMRPERKNRIKVLMLLDVGGSMDDHIERTEELFSAARTEFKNMEFFYFHNCVYDHVWKNNRRRHSERFATWDILRKYPPDTKLIFVGDATMSPYEIVQPGGSVEYNNEEAGAAWLARFTSAFPKCIWLNPEPEGLWQYRQSIDIIRQLMNHRMFPLSIEGLERGMRLLSK; encoded by the coding sequence ATGCTGATCGACTTTTTCTTCACCCTCAAGGACGCCAGAATCCCGGTCTCGATCAAGGAGTTCTTGACGCTGCTGGAAGCGCTGCAAAAAAACGTGATCACGTCGTCGATGGACGACTTTTATTATTTGTCGCGCCTGACGCTGGTCAAGGACGAAGCGCATTTCGACAAGTTCGACCGCGCCTTCGCCCAGTATTTCAAGGGCATCGACGCCGCCTTCGAGAATCATGCGGCGATCCCGCTGGACTGGCTGCTCAAGCGCATGCAGCGCGAATTGAGCGACGAACAAAAAGCGCAGCTCGAAAAATTCGGCTACGATAAATTGATGGAGCGCCTGAACCAGCTGCTGAAGGAACAGAAGGAGCGCCACGAAGGCGGCAATAAATGGATCGGCACCGGCGGCACTTCGCCGTTCGGCAATGGCGGCACCAATCCGGAAGGCATCCGCATCGGCGGCAAGGGCGGCAACCGCACCGCAGTCAAGGTATGGGAGGCGCGCGCCTACCAGGATTACGACGCCGAACGCGAACTGGGCACGCGCAATATCAAGGTCGCGCTGCGGCGCCTGCGCAAGTTCGCGCGCGAAGGGGCGCAAGACGAACTGGCGCTCGACGCCACCATCCACGCCACCGCCAGCAACGCCGGCTACCTCGACATCAAGATGCGGCCGGAGCGCAAGAACCGCATCAAGGTGCTGATGCTGCTCGACGTCGGCGGCAGCATGGACGACCATATCGAGCGCACCGAAGAACTGTTTTCGGCGGCCCGGACCGAGTTCAAGAACATGGAGTTCTTTTACTTCCATAACTGCGTCTACGACCATGTGTGGAAGAATAACCGGCGCCGCCATTCCGAGCGTTTTGCGACCTGGGATATCCTGCGCAAATACCCGCCGGACACCAAGCTGATCTTCGTCGGCGACGCCACCATGAGCCCGTACGAAATCGTGCAGCCGGGCGGCTCGGTCGAATACAATAACGAGGAAGCCGGCGCGGCCTGGCTGGCGCGTTTCACCAGCGCTTTCCCGAAATGCATCTGGCTCAATCCGGAGCCGGAAGGATTGTGGCAATACCGCCAATCGATCGACATCATCCGCCAATTGATGAACCACCGGATGTTCCCCCTTTCCATCGAGGGACTGGAGCGCGGCATGCGTCTCCTCAGTAAATAG
- a CDS encoding AAA family ATPase has translation MQEHQGQGHRFEGSDNYVATADLKLAVNAALTLQRPLLIKGEPGTGKTMLAEEVAAALDMPLMQWHIKSTTKAQQGLYEYDAVSRLRDSQLGDERVRDIQNYIVKGVLWQAFTAPQPVVLLIDEIDKADIEFPNDLLRELDRMEFHVYETREMVSAIHRPLVIITSNNEKELPDAFLRRCFFHYIKFPDKDTMEQIVAVHYPNLKKDLLAQALQTFYEVRDVAGLKKKPSTSEFLDWLKLLLAEDIPAEALRGKDNKAVVPPLHGALLKNEQDVHLFERLMFMSRTNR, from the coding sequence ATGCAAGAACATCAAGGCCAAGGCCACCGCTTCGAAGGTTCCGATAATTACGTCGCCACCGCCGACCTGAAACTGGCCGTGAACGCGGCCCTGACATTGCAGCGTCCGCTGCTGATCAAGGGCGAGCCGGGCACCGGCAAGACCATGCTGGCCGAAGAGGTCGCGGCCGCGCTGGACATGCCGCTGATGCAGTGGCATATCAAGTCGACCACCAAGGCGCAGCAAGGCTTGTATGAATACGACGCCGTGTCGCGCCTGCGCGATTCGCAGCTGGGCGACGAGCGGGTGCGCGACATCCAGAACTACATCGTCAAGGGCGTGCTGTGGCAGGCGTTCACGGCGCCGCAACCGGTGGTGCTGCTGATCGACGAGATCGACAAGGCCGACATCGAATTCCCGAATGACTTGCTGCGCGAGCTGGACCGGATGGAATTCCATGTCTATGAAACCCGCGAAATGGTCAGCGCCATCCACCGTCCGCTGGTGATCATCACTTCGAACAATGAGAAGGAATTGCCGGACGCGTTCCTGCGCCGCTGCTTCTTCCATTACATCAAATTCCCGGACAAGGACACGATGGAGCAAATCGTCGCGGTCCATTATCCGAACCTGAAAAAGGATTTGCTGGCGCAGGCGCTGCAGACCTTTTACGAGGTGCGCGACGTGGCCGGCCTGAAGAAAAAACCGTCGACCTCGGAATTCCTCGACTGGCTGAAACTGCTGCTGGCCGAAGACATCCCGGCCGAGGCATTGCGCGGCAAGGACAACAAGGCGGTGGTGCCGCCGCTGCACGGCGCGCTGCTGAAAAACGAACAGGACGTGCACCTGTTCGAGCGCCTGATGTTCATGTCGCGGACCAACCGCTGA
- a CDS encoding c-type cytochrome, translating into MKKIIALLALAGIAHAAAAADIVGNAKAAPAKVEMCIGCHGIPGYKATFPEVFQVPMIGGQSAKYIENALHAYKKGDRKHPTMHGIAASLSDQDIADVALYYSLQTKQK; encoded by the coding sequence ATGAAAAAAATCATCGCACTTCTCGCACTCGCAGGCATCGCCCATGCCGCTGCGGCGGCTGACATCGTTGGAAACGCCAAGGCTGCTCCGGCCAAGGTGGAAATGTGTATCGGTTGCCATGGCATTCCCGGTTACAAAGCGACTTTTCCGGAAGTGTTCCAGGTGCCGATGATCGGTGGCCAGTCCGCCAAATACATTGAAAATGCGCTGCACGCCTATAAGAAAGGCGACCGCAAGCACCCGACCATGCATGGCATCGCGGCCAGCCTGTCGGACCAGGATATCGCCGACGTCGCGCTGTACTATTCGCTGCAAACCAAGCAGAAATGA
- a CDS encoding c-type cytochrome produces MVTALVLSAISLSAVAAGNINAGKALAEKYNCATCHGKDLNSPIDPSYPKLAGQHKDYLEHALTAYKRNDGPNGRNNAIMVGQVQPLSNQDIKDLAAYLHSLPTALVVHR; encoded by the coding sequence ATGGTCACCGCCCTGGTTTTGTCCGCGATCTCCTTGAGTGCTGTTGCAGCCGGCAATATCAACGCCGGCAAGGCGCTGGCTGAAAAATACAACTGCGCCACCTGTCACGGCAAGGACTTGAATTCGCCGATCGACCCGTCGTATCCGAAACTGGCCGGCCAGCACAAGGATTACCTGGAACACGCGCTGACCGCGTACAAACGCAACGACGGCCCGAACGGCCGCAACAATGCGATCATGGTCGGCCAGGTACAGCCGCTGAGCAACCAGGATATCAAGGATCTGGCCGCGTATCTGCACAGTTTGCCGACCGCGCTGGTGGTGCATCGCTGA
- a CDS encoding DUF2875 family protein, whose translation MXXXFIDTDQRLGNTGAATLFMQMAIGVMGSYRDGGISAAINLRDSNEASIVFISPPSDALRQTQKHPRGGDVFAHHGTPAIDPANYE comes from the coding sequence GTGTGNNNNNAATTCATCGATACCGACCAGCGGCTCGGCAACACCGGCGCGGCCACGCTGTTCATGCAGATGGCGATCGGGGTAATGGGCAGCTATCGCGACGGCGGCATCAGCGCGGCGATCAACCTGCGCGACAGCAACGAAGCATCGATCGTCTTCATCAGCCCGCCATCGGATGCACTGCGCCAGACCCAGAAACATCCGCGCGGCGGCGATGTGTTTGCGCACCACGGCACGCCGGCCATCGATCCGGCCAATTACGAATAA
- a CDS encoding T6SS effector phospholipase Tle3 domain-containing protein codes for MAYPKLPYVIGRDSTVLQCNRAYDKTVNVKPALPGNIIVIHGVNDVGTSFGPVEQGLCQGLDTRLHGIAPCASSLFTPAAYRLPGAADKDVLEPDPDAVYFKRKIDETTHSPVIPFYWGYRERSNAAQGINGQRTDRYGNRLDKDLSKNGGPFGNATSTLPDMWNKGLFSPLDAGGDPLRPLKTAPGRMYMVLAAKRLAALIAMIRDYDKDEVVSIVAHSQGCLIALLAQAFLLDEGKRPADTLILTHPPYSLVQDTTLFFSAVESSRLFGGGEDEAMAGQYAALDARQTLHARLQTLAQIVQGVVAKKHAAPALAALTDQARHHGMVGAAWSAAADRDNRGKVYLYFCPEDMTVALDNMQGIGWQGVPDHIDGHGLSTTAGKPRKSLWGDGPTTWNQEYQRRKPLAEIGAGFFQRVFTSKQRFDPANKTSGPVLVGLPPHDFALRIGREXXHTLN; via the coding sequence ATGGCCTACCCCAAACTTCCGTATGTGATCGGGCGGGACAGCACGGTGCTGCAATGCAACCGGGCCTACGACAAAACCGTCAACGTCAAGCCCGCCCTGCCCGGCAACATCATCGTGATTCACGGCGTCAACGATGTCGGCACCAGCTTCGGTCCCGTGGAACAAGGGCTGTGCCAGGGACTCGATACGCGGCTGCATGGCATCGCGCCGTGCGCTTCCAGCCTGTTCACGCCCGCCGCCTACCGCCTGCCGGGCGCCGCCGACAAGGACGTGCTGGAACCGGACCCGGACGCGGTCTACTTCAAGCGCAAGATCGATGAGACCACCCACAGCCCGGTGATTCCGTTTTACTGGGGCTATCGGGAACGCTCGAACGCCGCCCAAGGCATCAACGGCCAGCGCACCGACCGCTACGGCAATAGGCTGGACAAGGACTTGTCCAAGAATGGCGGTCCGTTCGGCAACGCCACCAGCACCTTGCCGGACATGTGGAACAAGGGTTTGTTTTCGCCGCTTGACGCCGGCGGCGATCCGCTGCGGCCGTTAAAAACGGCGCCCGGGCGCATGTACATGGTGCTGGCGGCCAAGCGCCTGGCGGCATTGATCGCCATGATCCGCGACTATGACAAGGATGAAGTCGTTTCCATCGTCGCGCATAGCCAGGGCTGCCTGATCGCGCTGCTGGCGCAAGCCTTCCTGCTCGATGAAGGAAAACGCCCGGCCGACACATTGATACTGACCCATCCGCCATACAGCCTGGTGCAAGACACCACCCTGTTTTTCAGCGCCGTCGAATCGAGCCGGCTGTTTGGCGGCGGCGAGGATGAGGCCATGGCCGGCCAGTATGCGGCGCTCGATGCGCGCCAGACCTTGCACGCCCGGCTGCAAACACTGGCCCAGATCGTGCAAGGCGTGGTGGCCAAGAAACATGCCGCGCCGGCGCTGGCAGCCTTGACCGATCAGGCCAGACACCATGGCATGGTCGGTGCGGCATGGAGCGCGGCGGCTGACCGCGACAACCGCGGCAAGGTCTATCTGTATTTCTGCCCGGAAGACATGACCGTCGCGCTGGACAATATGCAAGGCATCGGCTGGCAAGGCGTACCGGACCATATCGATGGCCACGGCCTGTCGACGACTGCGGGCAAGCCGCGCAAAAGCCTGTGGGGCGACGGTCCTACCACATGGAACCAGGAATATCAGCGCCGCAAGCCATTGGCTGAAATCGGCGCCGGCTTTTTTCAACGCGTATTTACCAGCAAGCAGCGTTTCGATCCGGCAAACAAGACCAGCGGCCCGGTGCTGGTCGGCTTGCCGCCGCATGATTTTGCGCTGCGCATCGGACGCGAAGNNNNNCACACACTTAATTAA
- a CDS encoding type VI secretion system Vgr family protein, whose translation MEENCLPDLGSALSVANRPIRLRLWTEHGASDDLLLVKHVSGIETICGGIEYSLLCIATKAGLPLKQFIAMPAELQFVTANGHLRPVCGIVTRAVEGESDGGLATYQLIMRDALAILEKRNNTRVFRHASEVDITDIVLNEWRKSNALLARAFDFDLGRLKSYPAREFTMQYNESDAAFLRRLWKRRGLAWFIEAGASSAKGDQDIATHTLVLFDDVWSLRQNGEGSVRYHRDDGTETSDCITAWHAARTLVPGKVSRRSWDYKQAWSINSQHDNDHPQGALGDQLAASLDDYLVDVPHAGDNGDDYRSLGALLMQRHEYDAKCFQGESGDRELRIGQWKSVSGHAELDTHAQQEREFVFTELRIDAENNLPKTLNDRVRRLFALNHWHHDSEQLQQASAERGARYSNRFSCVRRGIPIVPAYDTRTDLPHATAQSVTVVGPEDSVVHCDEQGRVKIRFPACRPEDHAHAQGAGASGGERDSAWVRVASSWAGESCGAISLPRVGDEVIITFLGGDPDKMLISGRVHGGKTPPPAFNRSSRLPAEKYLSGIVSQEIGAQGYNQLRFDDSPGQVSAQLASDHGHSELNLGYLTHPRSGGKGVARGNGAELRSDEHVALRAAKGILLTAWQRLHAVDSQLARAEYLSLMEQCLEQFRSLGNYAAEHQALPLDEQAQAELQTKLKQWENGGNTAAEGDGGGAALIGISVPDGISFATPKTIVSYTGGNTDSVAQQHMQLTAGQRFNLNAGHGISLFSHHHGIKAIAHHGKLLMQSQHDDTEINAAKNVKISASDSKIVLMAKEIQLIAEDGSFIKIGGGITLGSNGDIKNLSARFMTDGPATMHTELPAFPGGAPDQQFILQYGAHTGAAAIAPNRAFEIEMSDGSTVKGISDAMGKTGILQRDAMHIAHVRILTDQE comes from the coding sequence TGTGGACCGAACACGGCGCCAGCGACGATTTATTACTGGTCAAACATGTCAGCGGCATCGAAACCATATGCGGCGGCATTGAATACTCGCTGTTGTGCATCGCCACCAAAGCCGGTTTACCGCTCAAGCAATTCATTGCCATGCCTGCCGAACTGCAGTTTGTCACTGCCAACGGGCATCTAAGGCCGGTCTGCGGCATCGTCACACGCGCCGTCGAAGGTGAAAGCGATGGCGGCCTGGCCACCTATCAATTGATCATGCGCGATGCGCTGGCGATTTTGGAGAAACGCAACAATACCCGCGTATTTCGCCATGCCAGCGAAGTGGATATCACCGATATCGTGCTCAATGAATGGCGCAAGAGCAACGCCCTGCTGGCACGCGCCTTCGACTTCGACCTGGGCCGCCTGAAAAGTTATCCGGCCCGCGAATTCACCATGCAATACAACGAATCGGACGCCGCTTTCCTGCGCCGCTTGTGGAAACGGCGCGGCCTGGCCTGGTTTATCGAAGCCGGCGCGAGCAGCGCCAAAGGCGACCAAGATATCGCCACGCATACACTGGTGCTGTTCGACGATGTCTGGTCGTTGCGGCAAAACGGTGAAGGCAGCGTACGCTACCACCGTGACGATGGCACCGAAACCAGCGACTGCATTACCGCGTGGCACGCCGCGCGCACGCTGGTGCCCGGAAAAGTCAGCCGCCGCAGCTGGGATTACAAGCAGGCCTGGTCGATCAACAGCCAGCACGACAATGACCATCCGCAAGGCGCGCTCGGCGACCAGTTGGCAGCCTCGCTGGATGACTATCTGGTCGATGTCCCGCACGCGGGAGACAATGGCGACGACTACCGCAGCCTGGGCGCCTTGCTGATGCAACGCCATGAATATGACGCGAAATGCTTCCAGGGCGAAAGCGGCGACCGCGAACTGCGGATCGGACAATGGAAAAGCGTCAGCGGCCACGCCGAACTCGACACCCATGCGCAGCAGGAACGTGAATTCGTGTTCACCGAATTGAGGATCGACGCTGAAAACAATCTTCCCAAGACACTCAATGACAGGGTGCGCCGGCTGTTTGCACTGAATCACTGGCATCACGACAGCGAGCAATTGCAACAAGCCAGCGCCGAGCGCGGCGCGCGCTACAGCAATCGTTTCAGTTGCGTACGGCGCGGCATTCCCATCGTACCCGCCTATGATACGCGCACCGACCTGCCGCATGCGACAGCCCAAAGCGTGACCGTGGTCGGCCCTGAGGATTCGGTGGTCCATTGCGACGAGCAGGGCCGCGTCAAGATACGTTTTCCCGCTTGCCGGCCTGAAGATCACGCGCATGCGCAAGGCGCCGGCGCATCCGGCGGCGAGCGCGACTCGGCCTGGGTGCGGGTGGCCAGCTCCTGGGCTGGCGAGTCATGCGGCGCGATTTCGCTGCCCAGGGTAGGCGATGAAGTGATTATCACCTTCCTCGGCGGCGATCCGGACAAAATGCTGATCAGCGGCCGCGTACATGGCGGCAAGACGCCGCCACCGGCCTTCAACCGCAGCAGCCGCTTGCCTGCCGAGAAATACCTGTCCGGCATCGTCAGCCAGGAAATCGGCGCCCAGGGTTATAACCAGTTGCGTTTTGACGATAGTCCAGGCCAGGTCAGCGCCCAACTGGCCAGCGATCATGGGCACAGCGAATTGAATCTCGGCTACCTGACCCACCCGAGAAGCGGCGGCAAAGGCGTGGCGCGCGGCAACGGTGCGGAACTGCGCAGCGACGAACATGTGGCGCTGCGCGCCGCCAAGGGTATCTTGCTGACCGCCTGGCAACGCCTGCATGCCGTCGACAGTCAATTGGCCCGCGCGGAATACCTGTCGCTGATGGAACAATGCCTGGAACAGTTCCGTTCCCTGGGTAACTATGCCGCCGAACACCAGGCGCTGCCGCTCGATGAGCAAGCGCAAGCTGAGTTGCAAACCAAGCTCAAACAATGGGAAAACGGCGGTAATACCGCCGCTGAAGGCGATGGCGGCGGCGCAGCGCTGATCGGCATCAGTGTGCCCGACGGCATCAGTTTCGCGACACCCAAAACCATCGTCAGCTATACCGGCGGCAATACCGACAGCGTAGCGCAGCAACATATGCAATTGACAGCGGGACAACGCTTTAATCTCAACGCCGGACATGGTATTTCACTGTTCTCGCATCATCACGGCATCAAGGCGATTGCCCACCATGGCAAGCTGCTGATGCAAAGCCAGCATGACGATACCGAAATCAATGCAGCAAAGAACGTCAAGATTAGCGCCAGCGACAGCAAGATCGTCTTGATGGCGAAGGAAATCCAGCTGATCGCCGAAGATGGCTCCTTTATCAAGATCGGCGGCGGCATCACGCTGGGCAGCAATGGCGACATCAAGAACCTGTCCGCCCGTTTCATGACAGACGGGCCAGCCACGATGCATACCGAATTGCCAGCCTTCCCTGGCGGCGCGCCAGATCAACAATTCATTCTTCAATATGGCGCACACACCGGCGCCGCCGCGATCGCGCCGAACCGCGCATTCGAAATCGAGATGAGCGACGGCAGCACCGTCAAAGGCATCAGCGACGCCATGGGCAAGACCGGCATATTACAGCGCGACGCCATGCATATCGCCCACGTGCGTATTTTGACCGATCAGGAGTAG